A part of Sulfurimonas sp. HSL-1716 genomic DNA contains:
- a CDS encoding WxcM-like domain-containing protein, with protein MDGVSLTPLKQIFHPKGDLFHAMKKSDPGFDGFGEAYFSTINKNYIKGWKKHTEMTLNLVVPVGEIEFVIYDEKTKEFFSAKLSRNNYQRLTIKPNLWMAFRGLEDYNMLLNLADMEHDPDEAVNIDLKDIEYEW; from the coding sequence ATGGACGGAGTAAGCTTAACACCATTAAAACAGATTTTTCATCCAAAAGGAGATCTTTTTCATGCAATGAAGAAAAGTGATCCCGGATTTGACGGATTTGGAGAGGCTTATTTTTCTACGATCAATAAAAATTATATCAAAGGATGGAAAAAACATACTGAAATGACGTTAAACTTGGTTGTGCCTGTCGGTGAGATAGAGTTTGTTATATACGATGAAAAAACAAAAGAGTTTTTTAGTGCAAAACTTTCACGAAACAACTATCAAAGGCTCACGATCAAACCAAATCTATGGATGGCTTTTAGAGGATTGGAAGATTATAACATGCTTTTAAACTTGGCTGATATGGAACATGACCCCGATGAAGCAGTAAATATTGATTTAAAAGATATTGAATATGAATGGTAA
- the rfbG gene encoding CDP-glucose 4,6-dehydratase, with amino-acid sequence MFKNIYKNKKVLVTGHTGFKGSWLTTWLLKLGADVIGISKDIPTSPSMFEELKLENKIKHYLEDIRDLQKMIEIVSNEKPDFLFHLAAQPIVSTSYSDPIETISSNVMGTTNILEALKISNHICKAIIITSDKAYDNVEQVWGYKEDDKMGGKDIYSGSKGAAELIIKSYYHSFFKRKECNVRLAIGRAGNVIGGGDWAKDRIVVDCVKAWSEGKCVEIRSPRATRPWQHVLEPISGYLNLGADLYNNEDLHGEAFNFGPRAEQNHTVEELLIDLSEYWHFDSVSQAYKVTDNIPFHEAGLLKLNCDKALFYLKWQANLEYKDTIRFTSEWYYDFYKTKNNIFTKTVEQIEEYESMAKTKGLAWTE; translated from the coding sequence ATGTTTAAAAATATATATAAAAACAAAAAAGTCTTAGTAACTGGCCATACAGGTTTTAAAGGCAGCTGGTTAACGACGTGGCTTTTAAAGTTGGGAGCAGATGTTATAGGTATTTCAAAAGATATTCCCACCAGCCCGTCTATGTTTGAAGAGCTCAAACTGGAAAATAAGATCAAACATTATTTAGAAGACATCAGAGATCTTCAAAAGATGATAGAGATCGTCTCTAACGAGAAACCGGATTTTTTATTTCATCTGGCTGCGCAACCTATCGTTTCCACATCATACAGCGATCCGATAGAAACGATCTCGTCAAACGTGATGGGTACGACAAATATTTTAGAGGCTCTGAAAATATCGAATCATATTTGTAAAGCAATCATTATCACCAGTGACAAAGCCTATGATAATGTCGAGCAGGTGTGGGGATATAAAGAGGATGATAAAATGGGCGGTAAAGATATATATAGCGGTAGCAAAGGCGCTGCGGAGCTCATAATAAAATCGTATTACCACTCTTTTTTCAAACGTAAGGAGTGTAATGTCAGATTGGCTATAGGCAGAGCCGGTAATGTTATCGGCGGCGGAGACTGGGCAAAAGACAGGATCGTCGTAGACTGTGTGAAAGCATGGAGCGAAGGAAAGTGCGTAGAGATCAGAAGTCCTAGGGCAACACGACCTTGGCAGCATGTGTTAGAACCGATAAGCGGATATTTGAATTTGGGTGCAGATCTGTATAACAATGAAGATTTACATGGTGAAGCATTTAATTTTGGTCCAAGAGCAGAGCAAAATCATACTGTCGAAGAACTGTTGATCGATTTAAGCGAATATTGGCATTTTGACAGTGTCTCTCAAGCTTATAAGGTTACCGATAATATACCTTTTCATGAAGCAGGGCTGTTAAAATTAAATTGTGACAAGGCGCTTTTTTATCTGAAATGGCAGGCTAACTTGGAATATAAAGATACTATTCGGTTTACAAGTGAATGGTATTATGATTTTTATAAAACAAAGAACAATATTTTTACAAAAACAGTCGAACAAATAGAAGAGTATGAATCTATGGCTAAAACTAAAGGATTGGCATGGACGGAGTAA
- a CDS encoding NAD(P)-dependent oxidoreductase, with protein MNGKVLVTGGLGNLGSWISAHLANLGYEVYILSRSSKQKIANIKYTLIEADVTKIDELREKLNFDLDFCVHLASYNEFFLPDYAKNALDINTFGTRNLLEVLSEKKLKNFVYLSTFHVYGASEGTITEKSELNPKNDYASTHLFAEYYVKQFGFTHDLKYTVLRLTNSYGAPTFTESDKWYLVLNDLTRSAYENGKIILKSNGRAKRDFIYMGDVSDIIEKLLRINATNEIYNLSSNRTYEVIELAYLIKNEYEKRYKRHIDIEINKDDKSSYNDVSVKNDKLRSLIDFETKDKMKEEINKIFDLLECKL; from the coding sequence ATGAATGGTAAAGTTCTAGTTACCGGAGGATTGGGAAATCTAGGAAGTTGGATCAGTGCACATCTGGCCAATCTGGGTTATGAAGTTTATATTTTATCAAGAAGTTCAAAACAAAAAATAGCAAACATCAAATATACATTAATTGAAGCAGATGTAACAAAGATAGATGAGCTAAGAGAAAAATTGAATTTTGATCTGGACTTTTGTGTACACTTGGCAAGTTACAATGAGTTTTTCTTACCAGATTACGCAAAAAATGCGTTGGATATAAATACTTTCGGTACTAGAAATCTACTTGAAGTATTAAGTGAAAAAAAATTAAAAAATTTTGTTTACTTAAGTACGTTTCATGTTTATGGTGCAAGCGAGGGAACAATTACGGAAAAAAGCGAATTGAACCCGAAAAATGATTATGCATCTACTCATCTTTTTGCAGAATACTATGTGAAACAGTTCGGATTTACGCACGATTTAAAATATACCGTTTTAAGATTGACCAATAGTTATGGTGCACCGACTTTTACAGAGAGTGACAAATGGTATTTGGTATTAAACGATTTGACAAGATCGGCTTACGAGAATGGTAAAATCATTTTAAAAAGTAACGGCAGAGCAAAAAGAGATTTTATATATATGGGAGATGTATCGGATATAATAGAAAAACTTCTCAGGATAAATGCAACAAATGAGATATACAATCTTTCATCAAATAGAACCTACGAAGTAATTGAACTTGCATACCTAATAAAAAATGAGTACGAAAAACGATATAAGCGTCATATAGATATAGAAATAAATAAAGATGATAAATCGTCTTATAATGACGTAAGCGTGAAAAACGACAAATTAAGATCGCTGATAGATTTTGAGACAAAAGACAAAATGAAAGAAGAGATAAATAAAATATTTGATCTATTGGAATGCAAATTATGA
- a CDS encoding glycosyltransferase: MNCVVIMSVYKNDKLKYLKEALESLYAQTIKEFDIFVQCDGKLPDELNDFLKLEYESKKITFLNKRDENKGLAYSLNELLEIVLNKDYEYIARMDADDISVNTRLEKQIEVMKKNIDIDVCGGYIEEFNMDTNQKQLIKYPELNEDILQGMKRRNSMAHVTTLIRRRFFIEVGLYDSTKFNEDMDLWIRGFQNNRKFYNIQETLVKVRTNNAFFNRRRNMQRALEVMKLKFKATRLFGFGYKGYAYAVAHFILFMLPGAIKQFIYRNMR; the protein is encoded by the coding sequence ATGAATTGTGTTGTAATAATGTCGGTATATAAAAATGACAAGTTAAAATATTTAAAAGAAGCCCTAGAAAGTTTATATGCTCAGACAATAAAGGAGTTTGATATATTTGTTCAGTGCGACGGTAAACTCCCGGATGAACTAAATGATTTTCTAAAACTTGAATATGAGTCGAAAAAAATCACTTTTTTAAATAAACGAGATGAAAACAAAGGGTTGGCATATTCCTTAAATGAATTACTGGAAATCGTCTTAAACAAAGACTATGAATATATTGCAAGAATGGATGCAGATGATATTTCTGTCAATACTAGACTTGAAAAACAGATTGAAGTAATGAAAAAGAACATAGATATCGATGTATGCGGCGGATATATTGAAGAGTTTAACATGGACACGAATCAAAAGCAGTTAATTAAATATCCTGAATTGAATGAAGATATCCTTCAAGGCATGAAAAGAAGAAATTCTATGGCGCATGTAACAACACTGATAAGGAGAAGGTTTTTTATTGAAGTCGGTTTGTATGATTCTACAAAGTTCAATGAAGATATGGACCTATGGATTAGAGGCTTTCAAAATAATCGTAAATTTTATAATATTCAAGAAACTTTAGTAAAGGTTCGAACGAATAATGCTTTTTTTAATAGAAGAAGAAATATGCAAAGAGCTCTGGAAGTAATGAAATTAAAATTTAAAGCAACACGTTTATTTGGTTTTGGATATAAAGGTTATGCTTATGCTGTCGCACATTTTATACTTTTTATGCTGCCCGGTGCAATAAAGCAATTTATATACAGGAATATGAGGTAG
- a CDS encoding glycosyltransferase family 2 protein, with product MNEEILVSIITPMYNAEKYILQTVKSVIDQTYQNWEMLIVDNCSLDESRTVVENIADPRIKLIKLEYNSGGPARPRNIGLENAKGEYIAFLDADDVWLPEKLEKQLAVLSEFDNIDIVHSLAYTIDIHSNKIGKFNNQKTFNKLKYLMNDFFILTLSNYININTAIMRNNSKIKFREDPHLVALEDWAFWIDNVYSGKKPYLMNLNLIDYRIDINSISDRKTDKSYRKAFYLYALLLNEEKISLGRFLFNSTVNLIKIIFKNVKSKY from the coding sequence ATGAACGAAGAAATTTTAGTTTCCATCATCACGCCTATGTATAATGCGGAAAAATATATTTTACAAACCGTTAAAAGCGTCATAGATCAAACATATCAAAATTGGGAAATGCTTATAGTGGACAACTGCTCTCTTGATGAAAGCAGGACAGTAGTTGAAAATATTGCAGACCCAAGGATAAAGCTAATAAAATTAGAATACAATAGCGGTGGACCGGCAAGACCAAGAAATATCGGGCTTGAGAATGCTAAAGGAGAATATATTGCATTCCTGGATGCGGACGATGTATGGTTACCTGAAAAACTTGAAAAACAATTAGCTGTTCTTAGTGAGTTTGATAATATAGACATTGTTCATTCTCTTGCATACACTATTGATATACATAGTAATAAAATAGGTAAGTTCAATAATCAAAAAACTTTTAATAAATTAAAATATCTTATGAATGATTTTTTTATTTTGACGCTTTCAAACTATATAAACATCAATACTGCAATTATGAGAAATAATTCTAAAATAAAGTTTAGAGAGGATCCGCATTTAGTCGCATTAGAAGACTGGGCCTTTTGGATAGATAATGTGTATAGCGGGAAAAAACCTTACTTAATGAATCTGAACCTTATAGATTATAGAATAGATATCAATTCTATCTCTGATCGAAAAACAGATAAAAGTTATCGAAAAGCTTTTTATTTATACGCTTTATTGCTCAATGAAGAGAAGATCTCACTAGGAAGATTTCTGTTTAATTCAACTGTTAATTTAATAAAAATCATTTTTAAAAATGTTAAAAGTAAATATTGA